A window from Aquipuribacter hungaricus encodes these proteins:
- a CDS encoding gamma-glutamylcyclotransferase translates to MLYAAYAGNLDPDRMAERAPRSPVLSSGWLLGWRLTFGGEEHGWDGAMPTVVEAPDSPDAAVYVVLYELAKEDDALLDEWEGAESGLFARLTVRVQTLEGELPAFLYVLEAYEGGLPSAATLGMLADAAEAGGAPTDYVAELRSRPCRSLG, encoded by the coding sequence GTGCTCTATGCGGCCTATGCGGGCAACCTCGACCCCGACCGCATGGCCGAGCGCGCCCCCCGCTCGCCCGTCCTGTCCAGCGGCTGGCTGCTCGGCTGGCGCCTGACGTTCGGCGGCGAGGAGCACGGCTGGGACGGCGCGATGCCCACCGTCGTCGAGGCGCCGGACTCCCCGGACGCGGCCGTCTACGTCGTGCTCTACGAGCTCGCCAAGGAGGACGACGCCCTGCTCGACGAGTGGGAGGGCGCGGAGTCCGGGCTGTTCGCCCGCCTCACGGTGCGGGTGCAGACCCTCGAGGGCGAGCTGCCCGCGTTCCTCTACGTGCTCGAGGCCTACGAGGGCGGCCTGCCCTCGGCCGCGACGCTGGGGATGCTCGCCGACGCGGCCGAGGCGGGCGGAGCACCGACGGACTACGTCGCGGAGCTGCGGTCCCGGCCCTGCCGCTCGCTCGGCTGA